The Danio rerio strain Tuebingen ecotype United States chromosome 10, GRCz12tu, whole genome shotgun sequence genome contains a region encoding:
- the LOC110438859 gene encoding serine/threonine-protein kinase pim-2-like gives MSSSSVLSAIQQYSDKMAFSKLINRLKKAFGVKCANEQPCEPLKPTGSTTENHRHLMTDDPAVAAGKQAGRQKKRKLKLSPIFFACFSRRRATVVDQLCVQEIHELHAEPISSSKFFCTAVSNLELEVLQPPALDAPADEDLYFKPEVNSFDSAVVIENDSAELHFPEDIESSLSEDSLEQELDSPPSSPSDEDNELPVSQQFITDDICDSALDENSNPPPDQVSQEDSAVKSTADDGTCLDNNDISCRYKLGKQLGEGGFGSVYEGIRIQDGLQVAVKFVQKTPNMQDVSSSCDQPLPLEITLANMASDGSRCSNIIQLLDWQVFENHYVMVMERPSPSMDLEAFLEVSGGVLSEKTAHTIMRQAVYAANVCCYRGVFHRDIKLQNLLVNPDTLEVKLIDFGCGDFMMESAYSIFSGTEAYIPPEFYEKGCYRAKPATVYSLGVLLFTMLHGEFPSAYDLYYLQHDWSKFTLSQECCDMMRACLHENPECRIPLEEMPYHDWSMLEF, from the exons ATGtctagtagttcagtactttctgcgATTCAACAGTACAGTGATAAAATGGCATTTTCAAAACTGATTAACCGTCTGAAGAAAGCGTTTGGTGTTAAGTGTGCGAACGAACAACCGTGTGAGCCACTCAAACCCACCGGCAGCACGACAGAGAATCACCGTCATCTGATGACCGATGACCCGGCCGTCGCTGCAGGAAAACAGGCAGGGAGACAGAAAAAGAGGAAACTCAAATTGTCTCCCATCTTCTTCGCCTGTTTTTCCAGAAGAAGAGCTACTGTTGTTG ATCAGCTATGTGTGCAGGAGATCCACGAACTTCACGCAGAGCCCATCAGTAGCTCTAAATTCTTCTGCACTGCTGTGAGCAACCTGGAGCTGGAAGTTCTCCAACCTCCAGCTCTTGATGCTCCAGCAGACGAAGATTTGTACTTTAAACCTGAAGTGAACAGCTTTGACTCTGCAGTGGTCATTGAGAACGACTCTGCAGAGCTTCACTTCCCAGAAGACATTGAATCCTCCCTCAGTGAGGACAGCCTGGAGCAAGAGCTTGATAGTCCTCCAAGTTCACCATCCGATGAGGACAATGAACTTCCAGTGAGCCAGCAGTTCATAACAGATGACATCTGTGACTCTGCCCTGGATGAAAACTCGAACCCTCCACCGGATCAGGTCTCACAAGAGGACTCTGCTGTGAAGTCTACAGCAGATGatgggacctgcttggacaata ATGACATCAGCTGCCGATACAAACTCGGAAAGCAGCTTGGTGAAGGAGGTTTCGGCTCCGTGTATGAGGGGATTCGCATACAGGATGGTCTGCAG GTGGCAGTTAAATTTGTCCAGAAGACCCCAAATATGCAAGATGTCAGCTCT tcatgtgaccaGCCACTTCCTCTAGAGATCACCTTGGCAAACATGGCCAGCGATGGCTCCAGGTGTTCGAACATTATTCAGCTTCTGGACTGGCAGGTCTTTGAAAACCATTACGTCATGGTGATGGAGCGGCCTAGTCCAAGCATGGACCTGGAAGCATTCCTTGAAGTCAGCGGAGGAGTCCTTAGTGAGAAAACAGCACATACCATCATGAGGCAAGCTGTTTATGCGGCCAACGTGTGCTGTTACCGCGGGGTGTTCCACCGGGACATTAAGCTTCAAAACCTGCTGGTGAACCCCGACACACTGGAAGTCAAGCTGATCGACTTCGGGTGTGGAGACTTCATGATGGAATCAGCCTACAGTATCTTCTCTG GCACAGAAGCGTACATCCCGCCAGAGTTTTATGAAAAAGGATGCTACCGGGCCAAACCAGCGACGGTCTATTCTCTTGGGGTTCTTCTGTTCACAATGCTCCATGGAGAATTCCCATCAGCGTATGACCTGTACTACCTCCAACATGACTggtccaaatttaccctctctcaag AATGCTGTGATATGATGAGGGCTTGTCTGCATGAGAATCCAGAGTGCAGAATTCCTCTAGAAGAGATGCCTTACCACGACTGGTCCATGCTGGAGTTCTGA